The following proteins are encoded in a genomic region of Prosthecobacter sp. SYSU 5D2:
- a CDS encoding isoaspartyl peptidase/L-asparaginase: MIFRMLSLWLLSLSLALAEAPITLVLHGGAGVGKSTLTAEREAECRQVLEEALRAGHAVLKAGGSSQEAVQTTVVILEDSPLFNAGRGAVLTAAGTVEMDASIMVGATGQAGAVAGVQGVRNPVRLAEKVMLKTPHVLMTGRGAEELAREEKLRFEEPEWFITPAQRARLERVKKQTGSVSSPSDLSLRMGTVGAVALDAAGNLAAATSTGGLVGKRAGRVGDSPLIGAGTYAENGICAVSCTGHGEFFIRNLVAYDVAARMKYAGTGLAEAAEEIVNDKLKKLDARGGLIAVDAKGNISTPFNSDGMFRAWMGPDGLAHVAIFNE, translated from the coding sequence ATGATCTTCCGCATGCTCAGCCTCTGGCTTCTTTCACTTTCCCTGGCCCTTGCAGAAGCGCCCATCACGCTGGTGTTACACGGCGGGGCCGGGGTAGGAAAAAGCACCCTCACGGCAGAACGCGAAGCTGAGTGCCGTCAAGTCTTGGAGGAGGCTCTTCGCGCAGGCCATGCCGTTCTGAAGGCCGGTGGCAGCAGCCAGGAGGCCGTGCAGACCACGGTTGTGATCCTGGAGGACTCTCCCCTGTTTAATGCCGGGCGCGGAGCCGTGCTGACTGCTGCGGGCACCGTGGAAATGGATGCCTCCATCATGGTGGGCGCTACCGGCCAGGCCGGTGCTGTGGCAGGTGTGCAAGGTGTGCGAAACCCGGTCCGTCTGGCGGAAAAGGTGATGCTGAAAACGCCGCATGTGCTGATGACCGGGCGTGGGGCTGAAGAGCTGGCGCGTGAAGAAAAACTGCGCTTTGAAGAACCCGAATGGTTCATCACTCCCGCCCAGCGTGCACGTCTGGAACGGGTGAAAAAGCAGACCGGCTCCGTGTCCTCTCCAAGCGATCTCAGCCTGCGCATGGGAACGGTCGGCGCGGTAGCTCTGGATGCGGCAGGAAATCTCGCAGCAGCCACCTCCACTGGCGGCCTTGTTGGCAAACGCGCCGGACGGGTCGGCGATTCACCGCTCATCGGCGCAGGCACCTATGCGGAGAACGGCATCTGCGCCGTGTCATGCACCGGCCATGGCGAATTTTTCATCCGCAATCTGGTGGCTTATGACGTGGCCGCCCGCATGAAGTATGCGGGAACCGGCCTGGCTGAGGCGGCGGAGGAGATCGTGAATGACAAACTGAAAAAGCTGGATGCGCGGGGCGGCCTCATCGCTGTGGATGCCAAGGGCAACATCAGCACGCCTTTCAACAGTGACGGCATGTTCCGCGCATGGATGGGGCCGGACGGCTTGGCGCACGTGGCCATTTTTAATGAATAG
- a CDS encoding P1 family peptidase, translated as MKYFPSLLVVLTCAATCAWGGDQRARELGITPGVMRTGGLNAITDVPGLRVGQVTLMEGKDVRTGVTAILPHGGNVFLEKVPAAVHTGNGFGKLAGSTQIDELGNLESPIILTNTLAVGMAMSAVVEHHLKLEGMENVRSINAVVGETNDGGLNDIRSLPIRKEHVWQAITQAKDGPVAEGNVGAGTGTVAFGWKGGIGTSSRRLPASAGGFTVGVLVQSNFGGVLQIDGVPVDRVMNRHLMRDAYGSADGSCMIVVATNAPVDSRNLKRLASRAMLGLARTGGIASNGSGDYVIAFSTAEGLRIPHVKDGLLEAPAALMRNDTMTPLFLAAIEATEEAILNSLFMATDMKGHRGRQVQAMPVAEVMQIIQAHRPDQKAE; from the coding sequence ATGAAATACTTTCCATCCCTTCTGGTTGTCCTGACCTGTGCGGCCACTTGCGCCTGGGGCGGTGACCAACGTGCCCGCGAGCTTGGGATTACTCCCGGTGTCATGCGCACAGGCGGCCTCAACGCCATCACGGATGTGCCTGGCTTGCGAGTCGGTCAGGTGACCTTGATGGAGGGGAAGGATGTCCGCACCGGCGTCACGGCCATCCTTCCCCATGGCGGCAATGTCTTTCTGGAAAAAGTTCCTGCCGCTGTCCATACCGGTAACGGTTTCGGTAAACTGGCAGGGAGCACGCAAATTGACGAACTCGGCAATTTGGAATCCCCCATCATCCTGACCAATACTCTAGCTGTCGGCATGGCCATGAGTGCCGTGGTGGAGCACCATTTAAAACTGGAGGGCATGGAAAACGTCCGCTCCATCAATGCGGTGGTCGGTGAAACCAATGACGGCGGCCTCAATGACATCCGCAGCCTGCCCATCCGCAAGGAACACGTCTGGCAGGCCATCACCCAGGCCAAGGACGGACCCGTGGCTGAGGGCAATGTCGGGGCGGGCACGGGCACCGTCGCCTTTGGCTGGAAGGGAGGTATCGGCACCTCCTCCCGTCGCCTTCCTGCTTCTGCCGGTGGCTTCACGGTTGGCGTGCTGGTGCAGAGCAACTTTGGCGGTGTCCTTCAAATAGACGGAGTGCCAGTGGACCGGGTGATGAACCGTCACCTCATGCGCGATGCCTATGGCAGCGCGGACGGAAGCTGCATGATCGTCGTGGCCACCAATGCGCCAGTGGATTCGCGAAATCTCAAGCGCCTGGCCTCACGCGCCATGCTGGGGCTGGCTCGTACAGGTGGTATCGCCTCCAATGGCAGCGGTGATTACGTCATCGCTTTTTCCACCGCCGAAGGGCTCCGCATTCCTCATGTGAAGGATGGTCTGCTGGAGGCCCCCGCCGCCTTGATGCGTAATGACACCATGACGCCTCTCTTTCTGGCCGCCATTGAGGCCACAGAAGAGGCCATCCTGAATTCCCTGTTCATGGCCACTGACATGAAGGGCCATCGCGGACGTCAGGTGCAGGCCATGCCCGTCGCGGAAGTGATGCAGATCATCCAGGCCCACCGGCCTGACCAGAAGGCTGAATAA
- a CDS encoding metal ABC transporter permease gives MPADLPSLSDFLAEPIARRALLACLMIGFANGFVSAFVVLRKSALKVGTLSHALLPGIALAVLVAGLSQWSALAGALFAALIVGLGSIFLSRTSRLDQDTSMGILYTTAFAGGYLILTQLNVRQKLDEWLFGSIVGMADSDMWIAFGISAIAVLSLTALQRPLLIYLFEPNIAASLGVPVRFLNYATFGITILVLISSLQAVGCILSVGLMVAPAATVYLLTNNARTLFWGGGLIGAFGSVTAFFLSYPLGWSVSASIIVVLGGLFLLAYIFSPRYGLFSKRGRV, from the coding sequence ATGCCTGCCGACCTTCCTTCTCTTTCTGATTTCCTGGCGGAGCCCATCGCCCGACGGGCCTTGCTGGCCTGTCTGATGATCGGCTTTGCCAACGGCTTTGTCAGCGCCTTTGTGGTGCTGCGGAAGTCCGCTCTCAAAGTGGGCACCCTGTCCCATGCGCTGCTGCCGGGCATCGCCCTGGCGGTGCTGGTGGCGGGCCTGTCCCAGTGGAGCGCGCTGGCGGGGGCGCTCTTTGCCGCACTTATTGTTGGGCTGGGGTCCATCTTTCTATCTCGCACTTCCCGGCTGGATCAGGACACGTCCATGGGGATCCTTTACACGACTGCCTTTGCCGGGGGATATCTGATCCTCACCCAGCTTAATGTCCGCCAGAAGCTGGATGAATGGCTCTTTGGCAGCATCGTGGGCATGGCGGACAGTGACATGTGGATCGCCTTTGGCATCAGCGCCATTGCCGTGCTGTCGCTGACGGCGCTTCAGCGGCCGCTGCTCATTTATCTCTTTGAGCCCAACATCGCCGCCAGCCTGGGGGTGCCGGTGCGCTTCTTAAACTATGCCACCTTTGGTATCACCATCTTGGTGCTCATTTCATCTTTGCAGGCGGTGGGCTGCATTCTCAGTGTCGGCCTGATGGTGGCTCCGGCGGCCACGGTTTACCTGCTGACGAACAATGCCCGCACCTTGTTTTGGGGCGGAGGACTCATCGGCGCCTTTGGCTCCGTGACGGCTTTCTTTCTCAGCTATCCGTTAGGCTGGTCAGTCAGCGCCAGCATCATCGTGGTGCTCGGCGGGCTGTTTTTATTGGCGTATATTTTCAGCCCCCGTTACGGCCTGTTCAGCAAAAGGGGCCGTGTGTAG
- a CDS encoding ABC transporter ATP-binding protein, which yields MHASKEPASGKEHVCWGGGGCTHSHGHRLEVKDLRVSYQEVLALDGISFGTECGRSIALIGPNGAGKSTLLKALAGLLRTDGGSILWRGKPLTRSSYEIAYLPQRGDVDWNFPITVRGLVEMGRYPNLGWWRKYSRHDADIVQRALTTMDLLDLQDRQISALSGGQQQRTFIARALAQEAHVLLLDEPFTGLDRPAQQNLARLFRELTSEGRLLIASHHDLQTVEGNFDDVLLIKRTQVAYGEVATAFTKERIAQAYDH from the coding sequence ATGCACGCATCCAAAGAGCCTGCGTCTGGCAAAGAACACGTCTGCTGGGGCGGGGGCGGCTGCACGCATTCGCATGGCCACCGGCTGGAGGTGAAAGACCTGCGGGTGAGCTACCAGGAGGTGCTGGCGCTGGACGGCATCAGCTTTGGCACCGAATGCGGGCGCAGTATCGCCCTCATCGGTCCCAATGGGGCAGGGAAAAGCACGCTGCTAAAAGCCCTGGCGGGCCTCCTGCGCACAGACGGCGGCAGCATCCTGTGGCGGGGCAAACCGCTGACGCGCAGCAGCTATGAGATCGCTTACCTGCCGCAGCGCGGGGATGTGGACTGGAACTTTCCCATCACCGTGCGCGGTCTGGTGGAGATGGGGCGGTATCCGAACCTGGGCTGGTGGCGGAAGTATTCCCGGCATGATGCGGACATCGTCCAGCGCGCACTGACCACCATGGACCTGCTGGATCTTCAGGACCGGCAGATCAGTGCCCTTTCCGGCGGGCAACAGCAGCGTACCTTCATCGCCCGTGCGCTGGCGCAGGAGGCTCATGTGCTGCTTTTAGACGAGCCTTTCACCGGCTTGGACCGGCCCGCGCAGCAGAACCTGGCGCGGCTTTTCCGTGAGCTGACCTCCGAGGGCCGCCTGCTCATCGCCAGCCATCATGACCTGCAGACGGTGGAAGGAAACTTCGATGACGTGCTGCTCATCAAACGCACCCAGGTGGCCTATGGCGAAGTGGCCACGGCCTTCACCAAGGAGCGAATCGCCCAGGCCTACGACCACTGA
- a CDS encoding FKBP-type peptidyl-prolyl cis-trans isomerase yields MKATLRLVCAALAVASPLSAQTETAKPAGEAAAPAASASMDKVSYFIGSQIGGNIANNFKQQGIDIDLDAFLGAVRDQFEGKPSKYTPEELETAMKGFEEVMKGKQAELQAQQAAKAGETKAAGAKFLADNGKKEGVKTTASGLQYEVLKQGDGAKPVPTDKVNVHYHGTLLNGKVFDSSVDRGEPITFGVQEVIKGWTEGLQLMSVGSKYKFYIPSDLAYGDNGAGADIGPGETLVFEVELLKIEK; encoded by the coding sequence ATGAAAGCAACCCTTCGTCTCGTCTGCGCCGCACTCGCCGTCGCATCTCCTCTGTCCGCCCAAACGGAAACTGCAAAACCTGCTGGCGAAGCTGCCGCACCTGCTGCATCTGCTTCGATGGACAAAGTCAGCTACTTTATCGGTTCACAAATCGGCGGCAACATCGCCAATAATTTCAAACAGCAGGGCATTGATATTGACCTGGACGCTTTCTTGGGTGCCGTGCGCGACCAGTTCGAAGGCAAGCCTTCCAAGTACACTCCTGAAGAGCTCGAAACAGCGATGAAGGGCTTTGAAGAAGTGATGAAGGGCAAGCAGGCTGAGCTTCAGGCCCAGCAGGCCGCCAAGGCGGGTGAAACCAAAGCCGCAGGTGCCAAGTTCCTGGCTGACAACGGCAAGAAGGAAGGCGTCAAAACCACCGCCAGCGGTCTCCAGTATGAAGTGCTGAAGCAGGGCGACGGTGCCAAGCCAGTCCCTACCGACAAAGTGAACGTCCACTATCACGGCACCCTGCTGAACGGCAAAGTCTTCGACAGCAGTGTGGACCGCGGCGAGCCGATCACCTTCGGCGTGCAGGAAGTCATCAAAGGCTGGACCGAAGGCCTCCAGCTCATGTCTGTGGGTTCCAAGTACAAGTTCTACATCCCGTCTGACCTCGCCTATGGCGACAACGGCGCTGGCGCAGACATCGGCCCAGGCGAGACTCTCGTCTTCGAAGTCGAGCTGCTGAAGATCGAGAAGTAA
- a CDS encoding Gfo/Idh/MocA family oxidoreductase gives MSPSQPSRRSFLQTAVGAVAAPFILPSRVWSAETAPNSRINLGFIGMGKMNSGHLGNFLGRDNVQITAVCDVDTTRRENAKKRVEETYGKKAEGSYKGCAAYNDFRELLARKDIDAVVIATPDHWHAYIGIAAVRAGKDVYGEKPLTHNVHEALTLTKAVRDSGRIFQTGSQQRSSKEFRVAAELVRNGVIGDIKTITTSFGDPAPLYNLPEEEAEPGLDWDRWCGPGPLKPYNSILSPRGVHTHFPKWRMTREFGGGMITDWGAHHIDIAQWALGMDESGPVEVRAAPEGKDAMRGAQLVYANGVVLTHNDGKGVSIYGTDGEIHVNRGKFELILNGKTVHKFFDKNADKGTSLDREVILTEREFLKDAKVKLYESKNHHDDWLNSIQTRERPICDVAIGATTVISCHLMNMAYYSGTSFKWNPTERTFAEGGDPKWLTRDYRGEWVV, from the coding sequence ATGAGCCCTAGCCAACCATCCCGCCGTTCCTTCCTCCAGACTGCTGTTGGAGCCGTCGCCGCCCCTTTCATCCTGCCTTCCCGCGTCTGGTCCGCTGAGACCGCCCCCAATTCCCGGATCAACCTGGGCTTCATCGGCATGGGCAAGATGAACAGCGGCCACCTGGGCAACTTCCTGGGCCGTGACAATGTGCAGATCACCGCCGTCTGCGATGTGGACACCACCCGCCGTGAAAACGCCAAAAAGCGCGTGGAAGAGACTTACGGCAAGAAGGCCGAAGGCAGCTACAAAGGCTGTGCCGCCTACAATGACTTCCGCGAGCTGCTGGCCCGCAAGGACATTGACGCCGTCGTCATCGCCACGCCTGACCACTGGCACGCCTACATCGGCATCGCTGCCGTCCGCGCCGGCAAAGACGTGTATGGTGAAAAACCCCTGACCCACAATGTCCACGAAGCCCTCACGCTGACCAAAGCCGTGCGCGACAGCGGACGCATCTTCCAGACCGGCTCCCAACAGCGTTCCAGCAAGGAATTCCGCGTGGCGGCCGAGTTGGTCCGCAATGGCGTCATTGGTGACATCAAGACCATCACGACTTCCTTTGGCGATCCCGCTCCCCTTTACAACCTCCCAGAAGAAGAGGCCGAGCCCGGCCTCGACTGGGATCGCTGGTGTGGCCCAGGCCCGCTGAAGCCCTATAACAGCATCCTCAGCCCGCGCGGCGTCCACACCCACTTTCCAAAATGGCGCATGACCCGTGAATTCGGCGGCGGCATGATCACCGACTGGGGTGCCCATCACATCGACATCGCCCAGTGGGCGCTCGGGATGGATGAAAGCGGCCCGGTGGAAGTACGCGCCGCCCCTGAGGGCAAAGATGCCATGCGCGGAGCCCAGCTCGTTTATGCCAACGGCGTGGTCCTCACCCACAATGATGGCAAAGGCGTCTCCATTTACGGCACGGATGGCGAGATCCATGTCAACCGCGGCAAGTTTGAGCTCATCCTCAATGGCAAAACAGTCCACAAATTCTTCGACAAGAACGCCGACAAAGGTACCTCCCTGGACCGTGAAGTCATCCTGACCGAGCGCGAGTTCCTCAAGGATGCCAAGGTGAAGCTTTACGAAAGCAAGAACCATCACGACGACTGGCTTAACAGCATCCAGACCCGTGAGCGGCCTATCTGCGATGTGGCCATCGGCGCCACCACCGTCATTTCCTGCCACCTGATGAATATGGCCTACTACTCAGGCACCAGCTTCAAGTGGAACCCCACCGAGCGCACCTTCGCCGAAGGCGGCGATCCCAAGTGGCTCACCCGCGACTACCGCGGCGAATGGGTGGTCTAA
- a CDS encoding molybdenum cofactor guanylyltransferase, producing MLLAGGRSVRMGRDKALLDCEGQPLWLMQARKLQALQPERLFIACREEQGLHEAAPVDLKIKWLFDPPGSDVGPMGPVLALLDQVQNPLLVLAVDMPNMTTCFLEEAVALTTPENGLFFTAADGIEPLAGLYVPSMLPLLQGAFEAGQYSLRQVLRQAQNQGLAEILPVSEMDNTLFANANTPEEWQQTGK from the coding sequence TTGCTGCTTGCCGGTGGCCGGTCCGTACGCATGGGGCGGGACAAGGCGCTGCTGGACTGTGAGGGCCAGCCGTTGTGGTTGATGCAGGCGCGCAAGTTACAGGCCTTGCAGCCGGAGCGTTTGTTCATCGCCTGCCGGGAGGAGCAGGGATTGCACGAGGCAGCGCCGGTGGATCTGAAGATAAAGTGGCTTTTCGATCCGCCGGGGAGTGATGTTGGTCCCATGGGGCCGGTGTTGGCATTATTGGATCAGGTGCAAAATCCGCTGCTGGTGCTGGCTGTGGATATGCCAAACATGACCACCTGTTTTTTGGAAGAAGCGGTTGCTTTGACTACCCCCGAGAACGGACTGTTCTTCACTGCCGCAGATGGGATCGAGCCGCTGGCCGGTCTTTATGTGCCGTCCATGTTACCGCTTTTACAGGGTGCATTTGAAGCGGGGCAATACAGCCTTCGGCAGGTGCTGCGGCAGGCCCAAAACCAAGGATTGGCTGAAATCCTGCCGGTATCAGAAATGGATAATACGCTCTTTGCCAATGCCAATACACCTGAGGAGTGGCAGCAGACGGGGAAATGA
- a CDS encoding creatininase family protein → MHPPRPWIIAETNWKHVKDTRYEVAVLPWGATEAHNWHLPYATDNLQNEAMCAEAGRLAWEAGAKVAVLPNIPFGVQTGQLDIPFCINMNPSTQMAVLEDVISSLEGVGIPKLVLFNGHGGNDFRQILRELQARHPRIFLSLVNWYSISNGQDIFTIVGDHADERETSLMLHLHPELVLPETEWGPGIDNLWKIPAMRQKWAWAQRAWSQATNDTGSGDPRHSTAEKGAQYFQRLTTQFASYLTDLAAADPANLYEK, encoded by the coding sequence ATGCACCCGCCCCGCCCCTGGATCATCGCCGAGACTAACTGGAAACACGTCAAAGACACCCGCTATGAAGTGGCGGTTCTGCCCTGGGGGGCCACGGAGGCGCACAACTGGCACCTGCCCTACGCCACGGACAATCTGCAAAACGAAGCCATGTGCGCAGAGGCAGGCCGCCTGGCCTGGGAGGCCGGAGCCAAGGTGGCCGTCCTGCCTAACATACCATTCGGCGTGCAGACCGGCCAGCTCGACATCCCCTTTTGCATCAACATGAACCCAAGCACCCAGATGGCCGTGCTGGAGGATGTGATCTCATCCTTGGAAGGGGTCGGCATCCCCAAGCTGGTTCTCTTCAACGGCCATGGCGGCAATGACTTCCGCCAGATCCTGCGTGAGCTGCAAGCACGCCATCCCCGCATCTTCCTCTCGCTGGTCAACTGGTACAGCATCAGCAACGGCCAGGACATCTTCACCATCGTAGGCGACCATGCCGATGAGCGTGAAACCAGCCTCATGCTGCACCTCCACCCGGAGCTGGTCCTGCCTGAAACCGAATGGGGCCCCGGCATCGATAATCTGTGGAAAATTCCCGCCATGCGGCAGAAGTGGGCCTGGGCGCAGCGTGCCTGGTCGCAAGCCACCAATGACACCGGGTCCGGGGATCCCCGCCACTCCACGGCTGAAAAAGGCGCTCAATATTTCCAACGTCTGACGACCCAATTTGCCTCCTATTTGACGGACCTTGCCGCAGCCGACCCGGCGAACTTGTATGAGAAATAG
- a CDS encoding MBL fold metallo-hydrolase translates to MNIRHFVLLGLLGATSISQPAIAQPVGEVLARHSAGGLDIHHINTGEGSAAFFVFPDGTTMLIDCGHLLDAPRPPKYKSPPLPDDSRPPGEWVSRYIQKYHPKGEEGSLDYVVFSHFHGDHIGGLPELAKQVKIRHVLDRGWPDYQKPTPFTGEEAERYHAALKAQTAEHGTQVHRFKAGVDDQIVLLNEPSLYPEFKIQNLAANGEIWTGSGTEVRQRSAAHEAPNENACSIAMRLTLGRFDYFSGGDLPGIPGGEISNNMPLIKARAKQPEWRDMESPLAWVTGPVDVLLLNHHGGTDTTNAFFLSVLQPRVSIAQTWASRQMPPQVLERLRSEIIYPGPRDIFTTNGMWDGRKEHLIQEFGEETALPHIQNLQNITASQGHIVIRVAPGGDRYAVYVLDDSEESFRIRAVHDGYESR, encoded by the coding sequence ATGAACATTCGTCATTTCGTACTCCTTGGCCTTTTGGGAGCGACTTCAATCAGCCAGCCAGCAATTGCACAACCAGTCGGTGAAGTGCTGGCCAGGCACTCTGCGGGCGGCCTGGACATCCACCATATCAATACCGGGGAAGGCAGCGCTGCGTTCTTCGTCTTCCCGGACGGAACCACCATGCTGATTGACTGCGGCCATCTCCTGGATGCTCCCCGACCGCCGAAGTACAAGTCTCCCCCGCTGCCGGATGATTCCCGCCCGCCTGGAGAGTGGGTGTCACGCTACATTCAAAAGTACCATCCTAAGGGCGAGGAAGGCTCCTTGGATTATGTGGTCTTCAGTCACTTCCATGGTGATCACATCGGCGGCCTGCCGGAACTGGCAAAGCAGGTTAAAATCCGCCATGTCTTGGACCGGGGCTGGCCCGACTATCAAAAGCCAACTCCGTTCACCGGTGAGGAAGCAGAACGATACCATGCCGCGCTCAAAGCCCAGACCGCGGAGCATGGCACCCAGGTCCACCGTTTTAAAGCAGGTGTGGACGACCAGATTGTCCTGCTGAACGAGCCGTCACTCTATCCAGAGTTTAAAATCCAGAACCTGGCAGCGAATGGAGAAATCTGGACCGGATCCGGGACCGAGGTACGGCAGCGCAGCGCCGCCCATGAAGCGCCCAATGAAAATGCCTGCAGCATCGCCATGCGTTTGACCCTTGGCCGCTTTGACTATTTTTCAGGAGGCGATCTGCCGGGCATCCCGGGCGGAGAGATCTCCAACAACATGCCGCTGATCAAGGCCCGTGCCAAACAGCCTGAATGGCGGGACATGGAGTCCCCGCTGGCCTGGGTCACCGGGCCGGTGGACGTGCTGCTGCTGAACCATCACGGCGGGACCGACACGACCAACGCCTTTTTCCTGAGCGTGCTTCAGCCGCGCGTCAGCATCGCCCAGACCTGGGCCAGCCGCCAGATGCCGCCCCAGGTGCTGGAACGGCTCCGCTCCGAAATCATCTATCCAGGGCCACGTGACATCTTCACCACCAACGGCATGTGGGATGGCCGCAAAGAACATCTCATTCAGGAATTCGGTGAGGAGACCGCCCTGCCCCACATCCAGAACCTGCAAAACATCACCGCCAGCCAGGGACACATCGTCATTCGGGTGGCTCCCGGCGGTGACCGCTATGCGGTCTATGTGCTGGATGATTCCGAGGAGTCATTTCGCATCCGGGCCGTACATGACGGCTATGAATCCCGGTAA
- a CDS encoding MotA/TolQ/ExbB proton channel family protein codes for MSDPSDSPPKSKTSPAASTMPHNPFQNTPVLLDWSRLDIERRMGFRGGRFTNPGKTLPLLLGLLLTVLFFTLVIFGLQPLAQTKWLASIFLDRGLVPYPTMLLFFWATSMLFFKWRKIAFQQQALALPVMPQQADFELTPATAKSVRERMSVMVDNPHHFVLLNRIDLALANLHNIGHAADVATILKIQAENDESQVASSYGLVQGFIWAIPVLGFIGTVLGLSQAIGGFTNTLQSGAGMDSLRSSLQTVTGGLGTAFDTTLIALVCALLLQMAVSFLQSRESEFLDDCNDICHKHVAGKLKLSSVKN; via the coding sequence ATGTCTGATCCATCTGACAGCCCGCCCAAGTCAAAGACATCTCCTGCCGCCAGCACGATGCCCCACAACCCTTTCCAAAACACCCCGGTCCTGCTGGACTGGTCGCGTCTTGACATTGAGCGCAGGATGGGTTTTCGCGGGGGGCGCTTTACCAATCCTGGCAAGACGCTGCCGCTTCTGCTGGGGCTGCTGCTGACCGTCTTGTTTTTCACACTCGTGATTTTTGGTTTGCAGCCGCTGGCGCAGACGAAATGGCTGGCCAGCATCTTTTTGGACCGGGGCCTTGTGCCGTATCCCACGATGTTGCTGTTCTTCTGGGCCACATCCATGCTCTTTTTCAAGTGGCGTAAAATTGCTTTCCAGCAACAGGCGCTGGCCCTGCCGGTGATGCCGCAGCAGGCGGATTTTGAGCTGACGCCTGCCACGGCCAAATCCGTGCGGGAGCGCATGTCCGTGATGGTGGACAATCCCCATCACTTTGTGCTGCTCAACCGCATTGACCTTGCCCTGGCCAATTTGCACAACATTGGCCATGCCGCCGATGTGGCCACCATCTTGAAGATCCAGGCGGAGAACGATGAGTCGCAGGTGGCCTCCAGCTACGGATTGGTCCAGGGTTTCATCTGGGCCATCCCGGTTCTTGGTTTCATCGGTACAGTGCTGGGTCTCAGTCAGGCCATCGGCGGGTTCACCAACACCCTCCAGTCCGGGGCCGGGATGGACAGCCTGCGTTCCTCCCTGCAAACGGTTACGGGTGGTTTAGGAACCGCCTTTGACACCACGCTGATCGCCCTTGTCTGCGCCCTGCTTTTGCAGATGGCGGTCAGCTTTCTGCAGTCGCGCGAATCCGAGTTTCTGGATGATTGCAATGACATCTGTCACAAGCATGTGGCTGGCAAACTGAAGCTTAGTTCCGTGAAGAACTGA